In Leucobacter insecticola, one DNA window encodes the following:
- a CDS encoding PACE efflux transporter, whose amino-acid sequence MTYPGHKLGDPTPAQHPRYFQKRPLARRILFVVGYEGLSVLFTVVVLSALLGHGGGTSTLTAILVSTVATGWNYIWNTAFEALERKRGASGRGAGSRAMHAIGYEGGVLLFTIPLVAIMLGVNLLEAFAIEGGLLVFFLVFTVVYTWIFDRAFGLPASATPVQQLA is encoded by the coding sequence GTGACCTACCCAGGCCACAAGCTCGGCGATCCCACGCCCGCACAGCATCCCCGCTACTTTCAGAAACGGCCACTCGCGCGCCGCATTCTGTTCGTCGTCGGCTACGAGGGGCTGAGCGTGCTCTTCACCGTGGTCGTATTGAGCGCGCTCCTCGGACACGGCGGCGGAACCTCAACTCTCACGGCGATCCTCGTATCGACCGTGGCCACCGGCTGGAACTATATCTGGAACACCGCGTTTGAAGCGTTGGAACGCAAGCGCGGAGCGAGCGGTCGCGGCGCAGGATCCCGAGCCATGCACGCAATCGGTTACGAGGGCGGAGTACTCCTCTTCACCATCCCACTGGTCGCGATCATGCTGGGCGTGAATCTCCTCGAGGCGTTTGCGATCGAGGGCGGCCTGCTCGTGTTCTTCCTCGTGTTCACCGTGGTCTACACGTGGATCTTCGATCGCGCCTTCGGGCTTCCGGCGTCAGCCACCCCGGTGCAGCAACTCGCGTAG
- a CDS encoding signal peptidase I has product MSHWADSPWQIIGRAVGAAFAIVVVAVLLALVVVPRLMGGDSLTVLSGSMEPTFSPGDVVVVKGVQETEVCDTVSVGSIVTYFPEPNDPTLITHRVVAKTIGDFDDQTRCRLITQGDANSAVDDPVSPAQLRGVFMYGVPKLGWARQWVGENQMLALGAVVVVLLVAAGWGATRKPRTTVITAPRRSPQPGQAAQASGVAGSGASGSGRDSELFARELQLRERELELRERELAHAIASSEAQAAGPAHGHLAVDPSTLDEPVGQRTED; this is encoded by the coding sequence GTGAGTCACTGGGCGGACTCACCCTGGCAGATCATCGGGCGCGCCGTCGGGGCGGCATTTGCGATCGTCGTTGTTGCAGTGCTGCTCGCGTTGGTTGTCGTGCCCAGGCTCATGGGCGGCGATTCTCTGACGGTGCTCTCGGGTTCGATGGAACCGACCTTCTCACCCGGCGACGTTGTCGTGGTCAAGGGGGTCCAGGAGACCGAGGTTTGTGACACTGTTTCGGTCGGCAGTATCGTCACGTATTTTCCGGAGCCTAACGATCCGACGCTGATCACGCACCGCGTGGTTGCGAAGACCATCGGCGACTTTGACGATCAGACGCGTTGCCGACTCATCACCCAGGGCGATGCCAACAGCGCCGTCGACGATCCCGTTTCGCCTGCGCAGCTGCGGGGCGTGTTTATGTACGGTGTACCCAAACTCGGCTGGGCGCGGCAGTGGGTGGGCGAGAACCAGATGCTCGCGCTCGGCGCTGTGGTCGTGGTTCTGTTGGTGGCTGCCGGGTGGGGCGCAACGCGTAAACCACGCACCACCGTCATTACGGCACCGAGGCGCTCGCCGCAGCCTGGACAAGCTGCACAGGCGTCGGGCGTCGCAGGATCTGGTGCCTCAGGATCCGGGCGCGATAGCGAGTTGTTTGCCAGAGAGTTGCAGTTGCGTGAGCGCGAACTGGAACTGCGCGAGCGGGAGCTCGCCCACGCGATTGCCAGCTCAGAGGCGCAGGCTGCGGGGCCAGCGCACGGACACCTTGCCGTCGATCCTTCGACCCTCGACGAGCCCGTCGGTCAGAGAACAGAGGACTGA
- a CDS encoding leucine-rich repeat domain-containing protein yields the protein MHSTHQDQYVGSGSDLVFYDQPYDTEQLSSITNVRLWAPIGSPIDRLPKIITAMTGLKALRLVSGWVLPSVITQLRQGDLPESLEELSVNISERTLVWPDVVVPKLQTLYVGEPFRFKNENFPELRALSLYPQRSLNNVRQALELPLEELNLLNVPIGEEVFRLLEPAGLRRLGLLGGRTLTSVTGIGVLPQLESLRWKNLSALGDISELAALHQLEILDIQYCKKITGITALNDLPRLREVTLVGCGNIGLNRIEAKLSTLERADTGATT from the coding sequence ATGCACAGCACTCATCAAGACCAGTATGTCGGGTCGGGCAGTGACCTGGTGTTCTACGACCAGCCCTATGACACCGAGCAGTTGTCGAGCATCACCAACGTGCGCCTGTGGGCCCCAATCGGCAGCCCTATCGACCGCCTCCCGAAGATCATCACAGCGATGACGGGGCTCAAAGCCCTCCGGCTCGTGTCGGGGTGGGTCCTTCCCAGCGTCATCACGCAACTGCGGCAAGGCGATCTCCCCGAAAGCTTAGAAGAACTCTCCGTGAACATCAGCGAGCGGACCCTGGTGTGGCCAGACGTAGTGGTGCCGAAGCTGCAGACCCTCTACGTCGGCGAACCCTTCCGATTCAAGAACGAGAACTTCCCCGAACTCCGGGCGCTCTCCCTCTATCCGCAAAGGTCTCTGAACAATGTGCGACAGGCACTCGAGCTGCCACTGGAAGAACTGAATCTGTTAAATGTGCCCATCGGCGAGGAGGTCTTCCGCCTTCTCGAGCCGGCCGGACTTCGTCGACTCGGACTGCTTGGTGGGCGAACACTCACGTCGGTCACGGGGATCGGCGTGCTCCCGCAACTTGAATCACTGAGGTGGAAAAACCTCTCCGCCCTGGGCGACATCTCCGAACTGGCTGCTCTCCATCAACTCGAGATCCTGGACATTCAGTACTGCAAGAAGATTACCGGCATCACTGCCCTTAATGACCTTCCCCGGCTACGCGAAGTCACCCTTGTCGGGTGCGGGAACATCGGCCTCAACAGAATCGAAGCCAAATTGTCGACACTGGAACGGGCCGACACGGGCGCGACCACGTGA
- a CDS encoding helix-turn-helix transcriptional regulator yields MIFAITSARSTAEVQRLIDEVARLRLPGGVMRRIYQDWGRARIAAITGELEEAAQACWTSALTLHQHGVVATAILSGARSLDLCFDEERLRVMESWVATVQSDFLTAYFDFVVARESADVEALIALLPRLGRTGRVEQTVRACEEVVRLLRRAGEDERASSFEHEGAMFIESLEPGVHETGHSESVVTRLTDREREVAELLVQGLTSQEIHRHLSISVRTVENHVHNIKSKLGVSKRGEAIEWLRIGLTAGDISLP; encoded by the coding sequence ATGATCTTCGCGATCACCTCCGCGCGGAGCACCGCTGAGGTGCAGCGGCTGATCGATGAGGTCGCCAGGCTGCGGCTTCCCGGCGGAGTGATGCGGCGAATCTATCAGGACTGGGGCAGGGCGCGTATCGCGGCGATTACCGGGGAACTCGAGGAGGCAGCGCAGGCCTGCTGGACAAGCGCGCTCACGCTGCACCAGCACGGTGTGGTCGCGACGGCGATCCTCAGCGGCGCCCGCTCGCTGGATCTGTGCTTCGACGAAGAACGACTCCGCGTCATGGAGTCATGGGTGGCAACGGTGCAGAGCGATTTCCTCACCGCTTACTTTGACTTTGTGGTGGCCCGCGAGAGCGCAGACGTCGAAGCTCTCATTGCGCTCCTGCCCCGACTGGGCCGCACCGGCAGGGTCGAACAAACCGTGCGCGCTTGTGAAGAGGTCGTTCGCCTGCTGCGTCGTGCGGGGGAGGATGAGAGGGCGAGCAGCTTTGAGCACGAGGGGGCGATGTTCATCGAATCCCTCGAGCCCGGGGTGCACGAAACGGGTCACAGCGAATCCGTGGTGACTCGTCTCACCGATCGAGAGCGAGAAGTTGCTGAGCTGTTGGTGCAGGGCCTGACCAGTCAGGAGATCCACCGGCACCTCTCCATCAGTGTCCGCACCGTCGAGAACCACGTGCACAACATCAAGTCCAAGCTGGGGGTGTCGAAACGTGGTGAAGCGATTGAGTGGCTTCGTATCGGACTCACAGCCGGGGACATTAGCCTGCCGTGA
- a CDS encoding alpha/beta fold hydrolase has translation MLFIAGAGTGKSMTFGEDVLDGLGVRLLTMDRPGMGGSTHAEGRTVASTAADYRAFVDGVLGESGARIPVVANSQGAVFGRAMACLCMTRSLILVSPADEISYPSSLSPNEFNVLAFTARKNTSEQSTQEVIWAVL, from the coding sequence GTGCTTTTTATCGCGGGTGCGGGTACCGGCAAGTCGATGACATTCGGTGAGGACGTGCTTGATGGTCTTGGGGTGCGTCTGTTGACGATGGATCGGCCGGGGATGGGCGGATCCACGCATGCTGAGGGACGCACTGTAGCCTCGACGGCTGCTGACTATCGGGCGTTCGTCGATGGGGTGCTCGGTGAGTCGGGCGCGAGGATTCCTGTGGTTGCCAACTCGCAGGGAGCGGTGTTCGGCCGCGCAATGGCATGCCTGTGCATGACACGGTCCTTGATACTGGTCTCACCCGCGGACGAGATCTCATACCCATCAAGTCTTTCCCCGAATGAATTCAACGTTCTCGCGTTCACAGCCCGTAAAAACACCTCAGAGCAGTCAACTCAGGAGGTAATCTGGGCGGTGTTGTGA
- a CDS encoding SipW-dependent-type signal peptide-containing protein, producing the protein MEHLDNDQIVVVTEEKRRRKGLIWVAAGAAALLAGGSTFALWSANDVFSGGTITAGDLNITTKNDTTFWDVSGDRADATETVGNTDGSQKGHQITDVNTWRIAPVTSLRRRSRRT; encoded by the coding sequence ATGGAACACCTTGACAACGATCAGATCGTGGTCGTCACCGAAGAGAAGCGCCGCCGCAAGGGGCTGATCTGGGTTGCTGCTGGTGCGGCCGCACTGTTGGCCGGCGGCTCGACCTTCGCGCTATGGTCGGCAAACGACGTATTCTCGGGCGGAACGATCACCGCCGGTGACCTGAACATCACGACGAAGAACGACACCACGTTCTGGGACGTTTCCGGCGACCGCGCCGACGCGACCGAGACCGTTGGCAACACCGATGGTTCGCAGAAGGGTCACCAGATCACCGACGTGAACACCTGGCGGATCGCCCCGGTGACAAGCTTGCGGCGTCGTTCGAGGCGGACGTGA